CGGAGGAAATGAAAACGTAGTTTTATGTGAAAGAGGAATCCGCACATTTGAAACCGGTACGCGTTTTACATTGGATTTATGCGGGGTGGAATGGTTGAAACATTATACAAACCTTCCGGTGATCCTGGATCCGAGCCACGCAATGGGTTACGCTTATGGTGTTGCAGGATTGTCGAGAGCTTGCATTGCTTTGGGAGTTGACGGATTATTGGTGGAAGTTCACCCGAACCCGAAAGTTGCCAAATCGGATGCTTCCCAGCAATTGAACCACGAGGAGTTCAAGCAATTGTTACAAACACTTGATCCGATTGCAGCAAGCGTTGGATATAAAATGAGATAACCTTGTTTTTAGAGCAAAATATAAAAGGCCTTTGCGCAAAGTTCGGCGTTGATTTCTATCAGATGCTGAAAGATTTTGACGTAGACGGTGTGACTGAATTGTCTATCCTGGACCTGGAGGCGATCGCAGAAGAATACGAAGTGGATTTCTATTCGCTGCTTTTCAAGCCTTTATTCGTCTTCGACCATTTAAAAGCCAAGATCTCGAAGATCAAATTGCTGATACTGGATGTGGACGGTGTAATGACGGATGCCGGAATGTATTATACGGAATCCGGGGACCAGATGAAGAAGTATAATTCCAAGGATGGAATGGGGATTATGAAAGCGCAGGAGCAAGGCTTGCTGTGCGGGATCATTTCTTCTGCATTTGTAGACCGAATGGTTCGTAACAGGGCTGAAACTTTGAACATCAAATATGTTTACGTAGGCCGCGATCAGAAAATCACGATTCTGAAACAATGGTGTGAGGAATTGTCCATTACCCTGAATGA
The window above is part of the Fluviicola sp. genome. Proteins encoded here:
- a CDS encoding HAD hydrolase family protein, producing MLKDFDVDGVTELSILDLEAIAEEYEVDFYSLLFKPLFVFDHLKAKISKIKLLILDVDGVMTDAGMYYTESGDQMKKYNSKDGMGIMKAQEQGLLCGIISSAFVDRMVRNRAETLNIKYVYVGRDQKITILKQWCEELSITLNEVAMIGDDINDLSIMREIGLTACPKDAVQEVKKEVDIVLTKNGGTGVVREFIDNFLLPEPIKEF